In the Halichoerus grypus chromosome 4, mHalGry1.hap1.1, whole genome shotgun sequence genome, one interval contains:
- the CUL3 gene encoding cullin-3 isoform X2: MLTLITWCPPDFSTVKVREDVLNSLNNNFLQTLNQAWNDHQTAMVMIRDILMYMDRVYVQQNNVENVYNLGLIIFRDQVVRYGCIRDHLRQTLLDMIARERKGEVVDRGAIRNACQMLMILGLEGRSVYEEDFEAPFLEMSAEFFQMESQKFLAENSASVYIKKVEARINEEIERVMHCLDKSTEEPIVKVVERELISKHMKTIVEMENSGLVHMLKNGKTEDLACMYKLFSRVPNGLKTMCECMSSYLREQGKALVSEEGEGKNPVDYIQGLLDLKSRFDRFLQESFNNDRLFKQTIAGDFEYFLNLNSRSPEYLSLFIDDKLKKGVKGLTEQEVETILDKAMVLFRFMQEKDVFERYYKQHLARRLLTNKSVSDDSEKNMISKLKTECGCQFTSKLEGMFRDMSISNTTMDEFRQHLQATGVSLGGVDLTVRVLTTGYWPTQSATPKCNIPPAPRHAFEIFRRFYLAKHSGRQLTLQHHMGSADLNATFYGPVKKEDGSEVGVGGAQVTGSNTRKHILQVSTFQMTILMLFNNREKYTFEEIQQETDIPERELVRALQSLACGKPTQRVLTKEPKSKEIENGHIFTVNDQFTSKLHRVKIQTVAAKQGESDPERKETRQKVDDDRKHEIEAAIVRIMKSRKKMQHNVLVAEVTQQLKARFLPSPVVIKKRIEGLIEREYLARTPEDRKVYTYVA, encoded by the exons GACCGTGTATATGTACAACAAAATAATGTGGAGAATGTCTACAATTTGGGATTAATTATTTTTCGAGATCAGGTTGTACGTTATGGGTGTATTAGGGATCATCTACGACAAACGCTATTGGACATGATTGCGAGAGAGCGGAAAGGAGAAGTTGTAGATCG AGGCGCAATAAGAAATGCTTGCCAGATGTTAATGATTTTAGGTCTCGAAGGACGATCCGTCTATGAAGAAGATTTTGAGGCTCCTTTTTTGGAAATGTCTGCAGAATTTTTTCAG ATGGAAAGCCAGAAATTTTTAGCCGAAAACAGTGCTTCAGTATATATAAAGAAAGTAGAAGCTAGaattaatgaagaaatagaacGGGTGATGCACTGCCTTGACAAATCAACTGAAGAGCCAATAGTGAAGGTGGTCGAGAGGGAGCTCATTTCCAAACACATGAAAACCATAgtagaaatggaaaattctggGCTAGTACATATgttgaaaaatggaaagacagaag ACCTTGCTTGCATGTACAAGTTATTTAGTCGTGTGCCAAATGGCTTGAAAACAATGTGTGAGTGTATGAGTTCCTATTTGAGGGAGCAAGGTAAAGCCCTTGTttctgaggaaggagaaggaaagaatcctgtTGACTATATCCAG GGCTTATTGGATCTGAAGAGTAGGTTTGATCGCTTCCTCCAGGAATCGTTCAATAATGACCGGCTCTTTAAACAAACTATTGCGGGTGACTTTGAGTATTTTCTCAACCTCAACTCCAGGTCCCCTGAATACCTCTCATTATTTATTGATGATAAGCTGAAGAAAGGAGTCAAAGGG CTAACAGAACAAGAAGTAGAAACAATATTGGATAAGGCAATGGTCCTTTTTAGGTTTATGCAAGAAAAAGATGTATTTGAACGTTATTATAAACAACACTTGGCAAGAAGACTTCTCACAAATAAAAGTGTTTCTGATGactctgaaaaaaatatgatatCTAAGTTAAAG ACTGAATGCGGATGTCAGTTCACATCAAAACTGGAAGGAATGTTTAGGGATATGAGCATCTCAAACACAACTATGGATGAATTCAGGCAGCATCTACAGGCAACTGGG GTATCTCTAGGTGGTGTTGATCTCACAGTCCGGGTGCTCACGACAGGTTATTGGCCCACTCAGTCAGCCACACCAAAGTGCAACATCCCACCAGCACCAAGACATGCTTTTGAGATATTCAGAAG GTTTTACTTAGCCAAACACAGCGGTCGACAGCTCACACTCCAGCATCATATGGGTTCCGCGGATCTCAATGCCACCTTTTATGGACCagttaaaaag gaagatGGATCCGAAGTTGGTGTTGGAGGGGCACAAGTAACTGGCTCTAATACACGGAAGCACATATTGCAGGTCTCCACTTTCCAGATGACCATATTAATGCTCtttaataatagagaaaaatacacGTTTGAG GAAATTCAACAAGAGACGGATATCCCCGAAAGAGAACTTGTTAGAGCTCTGCAGTCCCTCGCCTGTGGTAAACCAACACAGCGGGTTCTTACAAAAGAGCCCAAgtccaaggaaatagaaaacggCCACATATTCACAGTTAATGATCAGTTCACATCCAAACTACACAGAGTCAAGATTCAAACAG ttgcTGCCAAACAAGGTGAATCTGacccagaaaggaaagaaacgaGGCAGAAAGTGGATGACGACAGAAAACATGAGATCGAAGCTGCTATCGTGAGGATAATGAAATCCAGAAAGAAGATGCAGCACAATGTATTAGTAGCAGAG GTAACTCAGCAGTTGAAGGCTCGATTCTTACCAAGTCCAGTTGTTATTAAGAAACGTATTGAAGGACTTATTGAGAGAGAATATTTGGCACGAACACCTGAGGATCGCAAAGTATACACATATGTAGCATAA